The Misgurnus anguillicaudatus chromosome 21, ASM2758022v2, whole genome shotgun sequence genome includes a window with the following:
- the mespaa gene encoding mesoderm posterior aa, translating to MDISNSSLQLQDSGVFLFDCQSFLDQSNLTSDVGYYSASSSLSPTSSIDSCGFSPPAYTCGVGGDIPQILQHNSTQAKRKTGRPRSKFPGVKRETASEREKLRMRDLTKALHHLRTYLPPSVAPAGKTLTKIETLRLAIQYISDLSEQLVISEDEVRLGVASEQIQIGDTSLSTFNQFCEEPTVIQRSPAQQFQSCYQNADDFLAFQTQEFWRRQQQQFFNGRC from the exons ATGGATATCTCCAACTCTTCTCTTCAGCTTCAAGACAGCGGCGTCTTCCTGTTTGACTGCCAGAGCTTTCTGGATCAGAGTAACCTCACGTCTGATGTCGGCTACTACAGCGCCAGCAGCAGTCTGTCACCTACCTCCTCCATCGATTCTTGTGGCTTCTCTCCTCCTGCTTACACTTGTGGGGTTGGAGGGGATATACCACAGATTCTCCAGCACAACAGCACTCAGGCAAAGAGAAAGACCGGACGTCCAAGGTCGAAATTCCCTGGGGTGAAACGGGAAACTGCGAGTGAACGGGAGAAGTTGAGGATGAGGGATCTGACCAAAGCTCTTCATCACCTGAGGACCTACCTGCCTCCGTCAGTGGCTCCGGCGGGAAAGACCTTGACCAAGATTGAGACGCTGAGACTCGCTATCCAGTACATCTCCGATCTGTCTGAACAACTTGTGATCAGCGAAGATGAAGTGCGTCTGGGAGTTGCTTCAGAGCAGATACAGATCGGTGACACTTCACTGAGCACGTTTAACCAATTTTGCGAAGAACcaacagttattcaaagatcaCCAGCTCAACAGTTTCAGTCCTGTTATCAG AACGCAGATGATTTCCTCGCATTTCAAACACAAGAGTTTTGGAGGCGCCAGCAGCAGCAATTCTTCAATGGACGTTGTTGA
- the mespba gene encoding mesoderm posterior ba — protein sequence MAAVSLRRCHLTPLESSIYTFDVQHSTSHSGTHNMERSGSNQWSSPSSDSEFYSVSSPETISPAPSMDRSFSPTHQDRLRRSTSSNSSPAIQGAIKKKRRSRLKNPSEQRQNASEKEKLRMRDLTKALHHLRTYLPPSVAPVGQTLTKIETLRLTIGYISFLSAQLGLSEEELTHRKQVHSGNACQYSSEIVGYFQCRSMAGQWSGQGCGQYDGQYQGGDSSILPGQCTEMTVKQYDGYKEQNLMEQNFTANLENFIPLQQCAQTTQTYQVHGKKFGYQLVPQAYWS from the exons ATGGCTGCTGTAAGCCTGCGAAGGTGTCACCTCACACCTCTCGAGTCCAGCATATACACTTTCGACGTTCAGCATTCAACCTCACATTCAGGCACACACAATATGGAAAGATCAGGAAGTAACCAGTGGAGCTCTCCAAGCTCAGACTCCGAGTTCTACAGCGTTTCCTCTCCAGAAACCATCTCGCCGGCTCCATCCATGGACCGGAGCTTCTCCCCAACCCACCAGGACCGGCTCAGGCGCTCCACATCGTCCAACTCATCTCCAGCCATCCAAGGAGCGATCAAGAAGAAGCGCAGGTCAAGGCTGAAGAACCCGAGCGAGCAGCGACAAAATGCCAGTGAGAAAGAAAAGTTGAGGATGAGGGATCTGACCAAAGCTCTCCACCATCTCAGGACTTACCTGCCTCCATCTGTGGCTCCCGTAGGACAGACGCTGACCAAGATTGAGACGCTACGGCTCACCATAGGCTACATCTCATTTCTGTCCGCTCAGCTGGGTCTTAGCGAAGAAGAGCTGACCCACAGGAAACAAGTGCATTCTGGGAACGCCTGCCAATATTCTTCGGAGATCGTTGGATATTTTCAGTGCAGGTCTATGGCTGGACAATGGAGCGGACAGGGTTGCGGTCAATATGATGGACAGTATCAGGGTGGTGACAGCTCGATTCTTCCAGGGCAATGCACTGAGATGACCGTGAAACAGTACGACGGCTATAAAGAGCAAAACTTAATGGAGCAAAACTTTACCGCAAATTTAGAAAACTTTATTCCATTACAACAGTGCGCTCAAACAACACAGACATATCAG GTTCACGGCAAAAAGTTTGGATATCAACTCGTTCCTCAGGCTTACTGGAGctga